Part of the Thermogemmatispora onikobensis genome, GAGGTAGTAGGTGTAGTCGACGAAGTTGAGCCAGGCCAGGCGCGGGCTGGTCCCCCAGTCGTAGAAGGCCAAATGGCAGGTGACGAGCAAGCTCAAGAGCACCACCAGACCAAGGTAGGCCGGCGCCAGCAGCGAGAGCAAGAGCAAACGTAGCAGATGCCCAACGGAGCGACAGGCCTGGACAGAGGTAGCCACAGCAGGCGGAGGAGCCAGCATATTCTGGGGAAAGAGTAAGAGCAGAGTAGTGAAGAGGAGCAGCGAGAGGGCACTGCTTACCCCGCCGATGACCGAGAGCAGCATATCGCCCGCGGCGGCCCCAGTCTGCACCAGGAACGTCACCATCATGCAGGCGCAGAAGCAAAGCAAGAGCAGCGCCACCCCCCGACGATAAGCATAGAGCCAGACCAGGGCCCCAACTGCAAGAAAGAGCAGGGCTGCAAGGGCAGAGACGCCGAACTGGAGAAAAGCATAGGGCAGATAGGCAAGAGAGACACTGTGTGGGAAAAAGACCCAGGCGTCACCCCCCAGGAGCAACACATAGACCAGAGCCAGCACCAGAATCGCCACCAGACGCCCAACTCTCGGAAACGAGCGCGTTGTCCTCGTCATACACTCCCTCTTGAACACCTGAGATCCTTTCAATCACAGTCCGAGTAGTTGATGTAATTCGGGCGGAAGAGGCTGGCATACCTCGATAGCCTGCAGACAGAGGCGAGCGCGTTCGCGATAGAGCAGGCAAATGCTCCAGGCGGCGGTGATCGCCTCGGAGAGGCGGGCGGAGAGAGCGGTGCTGATGGGAGCCTCCTGCTGCAGGGCGAGCAACTCTTCGGGAGAGCAGCCAGCGGAGGCAGCGAGCACCAGCGGGAGCGTCTTTTTCCCACGGCGGAGATCGGACTTTGGCCGGGAGCATGCTGGGGAGGAAGCCAGCAAGGCATGCAGATCGTGACAATCGTTATCGAGCTGGCCCGCGATCCCCAGCAGCTCCCCCAGGCGGGTGAAGAGTTCGCAGAGGGAGGGAGAGGCTCCAGCGACCAGGGCGCCGAGACGGCAGGCCAGGCGCATGAGTGAGCCAGCCTTTGCCGCCGCCAGCGCCAGACAGTCCTCACGTCGAAAGGCGCTCAGCGGCTGGACCTCCGCGAGGAGGTCGCGCTGCTGACCAGCCAGGCAGGCCAGGCTCGCCGCCTGCAGCTCACTCAAGAGCACCAGCGGCTCGCTGGCGGGCGCTTTGGCTTCAGAGGCAACCGTCAGAATGGCTTGCTGAGCCAGAGCCAGCAGGGCAGCAGCCACGTTGATGGCACGTGCCTCGCCCATCGCCTGCAGCAGCGGGGTCTGATCATCATCGACCAGATCGTCAAAGACATCAATGGCGCAGACCAAACACTCTACCGCCAAAGCAGCCCCGGCAGCATAATCCAGCGCGACAGCCGGACCCAGAGAACGCGCGATCAAGAAAGTGAGCAAAGGCCACTTTCCCGCCCGCAGCTCGCCCGGTCCCCACCTCTGAGCTTCAGCACCTGACTCCGCCGCCTGCCAGGCGAGTAACTTGCCCTCCTGGCGCAAAGCCAGGGCTACGTCCTCGCGCAACGGCACAGGTACCTCGGTAAGCAAACGCTCCAGGCGCCCGTAGAGAAAGGCCAGCCCCCCCCCAAAAGCCCTTTCCCAGACAGCCATCTCCCCGTCTTCGCTCATGCTCCCCAACTCACCTCGCTCCCTCGCACCTCCGCCTGCTCCCTTCTCCATCACGGATGCCACCACCACATGGGAGGACCCAGCGACGTACCAAGAGCAAGGTGCGGAATCAACTTCTTCAGCACTTCCAGCACCAGAGGCTCCATGCGCTCGGCAGCGGCTACGCGCTCCAGATCGCTGAAACACGCCTGGCGGAAGTCTTCATCATTATAGAGGCGATGGACAAGCTTACACAACTGCTGTTCTTCCACAGTACACTCCTTCCCTCTCTTCACTTTAGAGAGACTTCCCATGAGAGCACGCCTTTGCATGCTCTGCGTCAGAGCATACCACATATCTAAAAGAAATGCAAGAGCATAGAATATATATATTTAGATGTATCTATGAAACAAAGGGGGAAGAGAGCGGGCACGCAGCGCAGCATATGGTCCCAACGCAATTGACGAACGGGGGCCTTACCGCTAGAATCGAGGAGAGATCTCACGCCAGAATCTCACGCTTGAGCGAGGGCACCACTATCCGAGCAGAAAGAAGATGCATCGTTGGAACCAAAGCGCGGACCAAGAGGAAGTGCTTCCACCTGTCGGGGTGGACCCACTGGGAGTGCTCAGCACTACCCGCTGCGTGGTCGAAGATGGCGAGCATGTCTGGATTAACAGCGAGCAGATCCAGACCCTCAGCGAGCGCTGGGCTGAGCTGATCGGCCCGGCGACAGCTGGCGCCTCTGGACCATCAACCGGCTATGATCGCTACCATTTCTTCGATGGCAGCGAGCGCAGCGTGAACTGGATTCTCTTGCTCGATGCGCTCAATTTCTGCTTCTGGCCAGAGAAAGATCAGCCGCGCTGGAGCATCACCTATCAGGGGGAACACCTCAGCGGCTACTGGGCCGAGGCTGCCGCTCTGACGCGCGCGGTAGAAGAAGGCCGCCCCATCTGGGATGCCGCTTACTTACGCGCTATGAGCCGCGAGGAACTGGCCCTGATCTTCCGCAGCGAGCAGGAGCAGCAAATCCCGCTTTTTGAGGAGCGCCTGACCCACGTTCATGAAGTCGGGCGCGTTCTTTTGGAGCGCTTCGATGGGCAATTCTCTCGGGCTGTGGCTCAGGCCGCCGGCAGCGCGGTGCGCCTGGTGCAGTTGCTCGTCGAGGCTTTCCCGTCCTTCCGCGATGTGGCCCGCTATCGTCAGCGCGAGGTGCGCTTCTTTAAGCGTGCCCAGATCTGCGTCGCCGATCTTCACGCCCTCTTCCGCGGCCAGAGCTGGGGCGCCTTCCACGACCTCGACCAGCTGACGATCTTCGCTGACTACAAGTTACCCCAGCTGCTGCGCCATTTCGGGGTGCTGGAGTATCATCCCACTCTGGCCCAACGGGTCGACCAGCAGGAGCTTCTCCCTGCCGGCAGCGAGGAGGAGGTCGAGATCCGTGCAACTACGGTCTGGGCTTGCGAGCTCCTCCGCCAGGCTCTGGCTGCCCGTGGCCTGCCCATGAAGGCGATCGAGATCGATCAGCAGCTCTGGTTGCTCAGTCAGCGCATACCTGATATGCGACCTTATCATCGGACCCGTACTATCTATTACTAGAAGCATTGTCTAGTAGAAATCTGCACGGAACTTGTTTATCCCTGGAGTAAGATGATTCTGAAGACGCTGTTGGCTGCCCTGCCTTCGCCGCCGCGGGCCATCTACCCCGGTGGCCCTCTCAATGAGACGGCTGCCCTGGAACAGCTTCCTGTCTCTCAGCTGGCCTATGACTCGCGGCGCGTCGAGCCAGGGACGCTCTTTATTGCTGTACCCGGTACGCATACCGATGGCCGCCGCTTCCTGGCCGAGGCCGCCGCCCGCGGCGCAGTGGCCGCCCTCGGCGAGTCGCTGGAGGGCTTCGCCGCCTCTCCTCTTCCTTTGCCCTATATCGAGGTCGCCGAGGTGCGCAGCGCTCTCGCCGATGTGGCCGCCGCTTTCTACGGCTACCCCGCTCGCCAGCTCTGGACAATCGGCGTCACTGGTACCGATGGTAAAACAACTACCTGTAATTTGATCTGTACGATTTTGGAGACCGCTGGCCTGGCGAGCGGACTGATGACAACGGCGAATTTTAAGTTGAAGGGCAAGGAGTGGGAGAATACTACTCGCCAGAGTACACTGGAGGCCCTGGAGATTCAGGCCCTGCTCCGACGCATGCTGGACGCCGGCGTCACCCACGCTGTGATCGAGGCCACCTCTCATGGCCTGGAGCTGGCCCGCGTGCGCGGCTGCGAGTTCGATGTGGGCGTGGTCACCAATATTACGTCGGAGCATCTGGATTTCCACGGCACCGTCGAGAACTACCGCCGGGCCAAGGCTCGCCTCTTCGAGATGCTGGATATCAATCGCCAGAAGACGCTGCCAACCCGCGCCGCCGCTGTGCTGAACCGCGACGATAGCAGCTTTGCGTTCTTGTTGCCTTTCTGCCACGCTCCGGTCCTGGACTACGGGATCGATACGCCCGCGAGTTTCCAGGTGACGGAGCTGGAGCTGGGGGCCACCGGCACGCGCTTTTCCGTCCGCTTCCCTCATGAACGCCAGCCTGTTCCTATGAGCACCCCTCTGGTGGGCCGCTTTAATGTGAGCAATTGCCTGGCAGCCATCGCGGTGACCTATCATCTGGGCCTGAGTCCGTCTCAGATCGCTCAGGGCCTGGCCCGCGCTCGCAGCGTGAGCGGGCGCATGGAGCATGTGGCCGCCGGCCAGCCTTTCTCTGTGATCGTGGACTACGCCCATACGCCCGATAGCCTGCAGAAGGTACTGGCAACGCTCCGCCCTCTGACTCCAGGCCGCTTGCTGCTGGTCTTCGGCTCCGCCGGCGAGCGCGATGTCCAAAAACGCCCGGCTATGGGCGCTGTGGCTGCCCAAATGACGGATTTCTTCGTTATTACTGATGAAGATCCGCGGGAAGAAGATCGCCTGAAAATCCTGCAAGAGATTGCTAAAGGAGCAATAGCTGCCGGAAAGCAGGAGGGCCGCGATTTTCTGTGCATCGCGGATCGCCGGACGGCGATCGCTACCGCTCTGGCCGCCGCGCGCCCAGGCGATACGGTGCTGCTAGCTGGCAAGGGCCATGAGCAAAGCATTATTATGGGTCGCGAGAAGCTGCCCTGGAATGAGCGACAGGTGGCACTCGAAGAGCTGCAACGGCTCGGTTATGACGGCAGTAGCTCAACTCTCTAGCCGTTTATCGTATCTCTCAGCAATGGAGTGCGTCTGTGCTCGTAATCGATGCGATAGTCGATGTGATAAGCGTATGTTTTTTACTTTCTGCTTCTTTTACCAGGACAGACAGAGCCAATCACTGCAGAAAAATCATGCGGGTGGAGAGAGATCAGCAGGCCTCGCTTGAGCCACGGCTAGCCAGCATGGTGTCCGGGCCTCTTTTCGCCCCGGGGGAGTAAATCGTATGGGACTACCAGCTATTCCTGATGCCTATCTGGTGCCGGTTATTCTGATTCTGACGTTTGTGGCCTCGGCACTGCTCAGCCTGATTTTCTGCGGTATCGCCAGGCTGCTCTTTCCAAAGTTCCGCAGCGGCGAGCACAAACCTGGCCACCACCGTTCCGACCTGCGCTCGGACCTGCCCGCCAGCGGACGCGAGATTAAGACCATTGAGCTACCCCTGGTCGGCGGGCCTTCGTTTACGCTGGCCATGTTGATCACGGGCCTGGTCGCTGGCTATCTGCTCTTCCATTCTGGTGAGCAGTGGACACTCCTACTGATCGGCCTGGGCGCCACGCTCGGTTTTATGCTGATCGGCCTGGTCGATGACTGGCACAAGGTCTATAGCAAGGAAGGTCTCTCAGAACGGGCGAAGTTCACGAGCTTGTTTGTGCTGTCGGTGGCCGCAGGAGCTTGCTATTTCTTCCTGACGCCAAAGGGGCCGGAGTCCTACAGTCCCTATATTGGACTCCCCATTATCGGCCATTTGATCTGCCCAAACGCCAGTCCGGAGATGAGCGCTTGTGCGCTGCATCCGGGCGAGCTGGCTTACTATGCCTGGCTGGTCTTCCTGGTGTTGATGACCGGCGTGACCGGGAGTGTGACCTCTCTGGCAGTGGATTTTAGCGATGGACTGGATGGGCTGGCTGGTGGCCTGGTCTTTAGTGCGGCGCTGGCCTTCGGCATCGTGACCACCGGCATTATTGACCGCCCCGAGGGCCAGGTGGTCGAGGTGCTCTCTCTACTCTGCGCCGGCAGTACGCTTGGCTATCTTCCCTGGAACTGGCCGTCGGCCTGGGCCGCACGCGGACGGCGCAGTAGCGCTAAACGCCTGGCTCAGATCTATATGGGCGATAGTGGGGCCTTGGCCCTGGGCGGCTTGCTGGCGATGATTGCTATTTTCGATCGCCAGGAGACGCTGCTCTTCCTGGTGGGCGCTGCCTTCGTCCTGGAGGGCCTCTCGGCTCTCTCAGCCCGGGTGATTACACGCTTTTATCGCCGTCAGCTCCATATACTGCGTTTCGCCAGTACGCGCGAGTTTATCCCTCATACGGAGTTTCCCCGCCCTTTCCTGGCCACGCCGCTGCATCACCATTTCGATCTGCTGGGCTGGGATCGACGCCGCCTGGTCTATGGCGCCTGGGCCCTGGGCGCTTGCTTCGCTGTGCTTGGGGTGATGGTCGGTCTGGCACCTGAAACCTGGCAGCGCTACCTGGGTCGTATCCTGGTTTTGCTCCTGGCCTGGATCGTCTGGTCCAGCGGTTCGTGGACCCGGCGCTACTTCGTGGGAAAGCATCCCCCTGAGCGTTCGCGCCGCCGCCGCCTGGCTCTCTACTATGGCTTCCCCTATCGCATTATGGGCATCCCGCTCTACCACCTGGTGGAGGTGATCGAGGCCAGCGAGGATGTCATCGAGACGCCAGCTGAGGAGTTGGCGCTCTGGCAGCGGATGACGATCTTCGATGCTCGCGCTATGCTCGGCCTCTATTGCTACCGCGCCGGCTACTATCCCGCGGCTCTGGCACAATGGACCAGGATTCCCGCCGGCAATCGGGCCCTGCGTCCGGCTATCGCTCGCTTGCTGGAGGAATTGGACAGTCGCCTGGCGCTGGAGAAGCAGGAGACGCAGCCAATTAAGCGAGAAGATTTGCTGAGGCATCAGGAGCCACCGCTGATCACGGGGAATCTAGGCCCGGCAGATGTGCCTAATCCGCATGAGCCGGTGAGCGGTACGGAAGCGGAGGCTGTGCAGGAATCCTGGCCGCTGCCGATGAGTACGTCGGTTGAGGAGACCGCGGAGCGTCAGTCAACCTCGGGAGGTGAGAGACTGTCACCAGAGATGCATTCACGTGACCATCGCCTGGAAACCTCCCATAACGGCCATAGCGCACCAGATGCACGACGCCTGGCAGCGACAACAGATGCGGGAGGGCGAGAACAGGTCTCGATAGGGAGCGGCAAGACCGCCAGCACGCAGAGACACTCTCGCTCGCCGTTGGGCTGGCTGCAGCGTTTCTTGCACCGCGGTGCACGTTCCAGCCACCCTTCGCAGCAGCATCTCTAGTACGGTAAGTCAGGCCGCTCCAGTCTGTTCTGCTGCTGCCTGATCCAGCCAGCGCAGCCATTGTCGAGGGATGGCATCCCAGCCCAGGCTCTCACCGGACCTCGGCGATGGCTGCGCTGCGCTTTGAGTGTCGCCAGGGTGCCAACCCCGCCTTTCTGGCTCAGGAAGCTTCTGAGGTGGGGTCGGCTTGCTCTTCAAGGGCCATGAGCGCTGTTGTTGTGCCAGCCAGAGCGTCGGCCTGCTCTCCCTCCTCAGAGAGGAGGCTTTCAAGGCGCTGCTGGAGAGCACGCCGGGCGGGATGCCCAAGACGCTGATCAAGGAGGAGGGCCTGTGTCCAATGTTTCTGCGCCAGGGCACGCTGGTCCTGGGCCGAGGCCAGGTCTCCCAGCCCCTCATGAATAGCGCTGATTTCCAGCGGGGTTCCTAGCTCGGTTGCGAGCGCCAGCGCCTCCTCGTAGTAGGTGCGCGCTTCACTAAAAGCCCTTAGCAGGCGTGCTGTATCGCCCAGGCCGCGCAGAGCCTGGACTGTCAGGGGACGTGCCTCTTGCTCTCGGGCCAGAGAGAGGGCTTGCTCAAAATATTCGCCGGCTTCGTGAAGAGCGCCCTCGGCGAGTACCAGGCTGCCCAGGGCGGTGAGAGCCTGCGCCTGATCGACACGGTTGCCCAGGCTGGTGAAGATGGTCAGGGCTTTCTCGTAGAAGCTGCGAGCCGCTCCCCAATCGCCAAGCGCGCGGCGTACTTCACCTCTGAGGCGAAGGGCCAGCCCTTCACCAGGGCGCATGCTCTGCTCCTGAAAGATCTCCAAAGCCAGT contains:
- a CDS encoding polyprenyl synthetase family protein; amino-acid sequence: MSEDGEMAVWERAFGGGLAFLYGRLERLLTEVPVPLREDVALALRQEGKLLAWQAAESGAEAQRWGPGELRAGKWPLLTFLIARSLGPAVALDYAAGAALAVECLVCAIDVFDDLVDDDQTPLLQAMGEARAINVAAALLALAQQAILTVASEAKAPASEPLVLLSELQAASLACLAGQQRDLLAEVQPLSAFRREDCLALAAAKAGSLMRLACRLGALVAGASPSLCELFTRLGELLGIAGQLDNDCHDLHALLASSPACSRPKSDLRRGKKTLPLVLAASAGCSPEELLALQQEAPISTALSARLSEAITAAWSICLLYRERARLCLQAIEVCQPLPPELHQLLGL
- a CDS encoding queuosine 5'-phosphate N-glycosylase/hydrolase, which translates into the protein MHRWNQSADQEEVLPPVGVDPLGVLSTTRCVVEDGEHVWINSEQIQTLSERWAELIGPATAGASGPSTGYDRYHFFDGSERSVNWILLLDALNFCFWPEKDQPRWSITYQGEHLSGYWAEAAALTRAVEEGRPIWDAAYLRAMSREELALIFRSEQEQQIPLFEERLTHVHEVGRVLLERFDGQFSRAVAQAAGSAVRLVQLLVEAFPSFRDVARYRQREVRFFKRAQICVADLHALFRGQSWGAFHDLDQLTIFADYKLPQLLRHFGVLEYHPTLAQRVDQQELLPAGSEEEVEIRATTVWACELLRQALAARGLPMKAIEIDQQLWLLSQRIPDMRPYHRTRTIYY
- a CDS encoding UDP-N-acetylmuramoyl-L-alanyl-D-glutamate--2,6-diaminopimelate ligase, with the translated sequence MILKTLLAALPSPPRAIYPGGPLNETAALEQLPVSQLAYDSRRVEPGTLFIAVPGTHTDGRRFLAEAAARGAVAALGESLEGFAASPLPLPYIEVAEVRSALADVAAAFYGYPARQLWTIGVTGTDGKTTTCNLICTILETAGLASGLMTTANFKLKGKEWENTTRQSTLEALEIQALLRRMLDAGVTHAVIEATSHGLELARVRGCEFDVGVVTNITSEHLDFHGTVENYRRAKARLFEMLDINRQKTLPTRAAAVLNRDDSSFAFLLPFCHAPVLDYGIDTPASFQVTELELGATGTRFSVRFPHERQPVPMSTPLVGRFNVSNCLAAIAVTYHLGLSPSQIAQGLARARSVSGRMEHVAAGQPFSVIVDYAHTPDSLQKVLATLRPLTPGRLLLVFGSAGERDVQKRPAMGAVAAQMTDFFVITDEDPREEDRLKILQEIAKGAIAAGKQEGRDFLCIADRRTAIATALAAARPGDTVLLAGKGHEQSIIMGREKLPWNERQVALEELQRLGYDGSSSTL